A genomic stretch from Helianthus annuus cultivar XRQ/B chromosome 1, HanXRQr2.0-SUNRISE, whole genome shotgun sequence includes:
- the LOC118481728 gene encoding uncharacterized protein LOC118481728, translating to MAHEILVERLLRSTVLSFPWMRTLKEAMVEEIIDIYQISHEKISDDQETIKQEKTQQINPTLRSCARNQIVGSSLKGFFGVYDGQGGSKAAEYVVKNMHSNVFDLCITTRGNLISERLKRLHKITIQVILRFIIIR from the exons ATGGCTCATGAGATTTTGGTAGAGCGTTTGCTTCGATCAACAGTTCTCAGTTTTCCATGGATGAGAACACTCAAGGAAGCTATGGTTGAAGAGATAATTGAT ATTTACCAAATCAGCCATGAGAAAATATCAGATGATCAAGAAACAATCAAGCAAGAAAAGACACAACAAATAAATCCTACATTGCGAAGCTGTGCCAGGAACCAGATAGTAGGATCGTCACTCAAG GGCTTCTTTGGGGTGTACGATGGACAAGGTGGTAGTAAGGCTGCGGAGTATGTGGTGAAGAATATGCACTCGAATGTGTTTGATCTATGCATAACAACAAGGGGGAACTTGATAAGCGAGAGACTTAAGCGCCTCCACAAGATCACGATACAAGTTATACTCCGCTTCATAATCATCAGATGA